The genome window cttgtttgcgaggcattggaaaacctccctggtttttgtggtttAAATTCAcggctcgactgagggaccttacgtataattgtatgtgtggggtacagagatgaggtagtcattcaaaactcatgttaaacactattattgcacagagtgagtccatgcaacttattatctgACTTGTTTTTTCCTGAACTTAttcaggcttgccataacaaaggggttgaatacttaactCATGgcatttcagcatttcatttttaattatttgtaaacatttcaaaaaacataattccactttgacattatggggtattgtgtgtaggccaacgACAaacatgtaatccattttaaattcaggttgtaacacaattttttggggggaaaaagtcaaggggtgtgaatactttcagaaggcactgcaTATCATCACGACCTACCAAACTTTTCTGCTCCTCACTGCCCCAAGACGGCCACAGTTTGCTCGTGCTCCCAGTATTCAGAAGAACATCCAACATCTGCTCCTGTGCCATCACATTCTCTTCCACCTATACAAAAAGTGTTTACAAATGCAAGGTATTGGCCTAAGCCAACTGTGATTTAGGTCACTAATACCAATCTTGGTAATGGGCAAATCTAATGCTCCGAACTATTTACTGCTTTGGCATGAAAACAATCCATTGAACATTTGAGTCAACCTGCCTCCAGTATTCCAGCTGCCCGGTCCAGGATCTCCGCCACCTCCCTGAGACCCTCCTGTTCCTTTAGGTCCCAGTCATTTAACGAGACTTCAGTCATGGAGCTTGTAATCCTGCAAACACAAACAATATAAGTGCTAGGCACAATTAGCGGCTATGTGGACCATGTCAGGAGACAAGAGCATAAGTGTGTCATTACCTTTCACAGGTGTCCTGTTTGGGGTTATGGAAGTCAGACGTATCCCAGAGAAGAGTGGGAATGCTCTCTGCAGTGAAGTTGGGCACGTCTCCTGCATCAGTGATGGTGCTGGAGAGGGAATTACAAACGGGACTCCGTTCTGACTCCTCAAAGCTGTCCTGTGCCTGTAGGATACTGTCACTGGGCTGTGCCCCTCTGTTCTGAGGGCTGGTGTGTACCTCCGTCTGTGTGGGCTGGTCTCGAGACCGATTGGATAATTGGCCGGTGTGGTGGGAGCACTCTGAGGGGTTTGGGCTCTTGATGTCCCGTTGATGTGGTGACGGGTTCTGGGTGATGGTGACCGTGTAAGAGTTCTCCAGGTCATCCACAGGCAGACTGAGCCAGGGGTTCTGGGGCAGGGTAGCTGACTGCTTCAGcttgatctgaaaatgtagcGAGTCCACTGTTATTTTAGGGATAATCTGAATGCTGGCCCTGGAGGTGTTGCCCACAGAGCCAAAGTCAAACTCCTCCCTGCAGTCCTCTGAGTCAGACACGCTGGAGATGTTCTCCTCGTGgatctggggctgcctggtgatGGGCCTGAAGGAGTCTCTGGTGGCTGGTACCCTGGACAGcccttcccatccctccctccctgccccagTCTCCACATGGCTGCTTCCTGCTCCATCAAAGCCAGAGTCAAAGGAGCTGAGAGAGGGAGGCTTCCCCACAGCAGACACAGCCCCAGAGATAGCACTGGAGGGGGACGTACTTAGAAGGACTTGGTGTTTGAGGTTAGAGAGGGAGCCACGGCTGTGCAGGTTGTCAGTGTGGCGGTCTGATCTGGAACCAGAGGTTTTATGGAGACTACATAATGCCCCATCTGGACTGTTAATGGCCTCGGGGCTTCCGCCCACAGCCAGGTTAGTGTGTGGCCCAGGCCCTTTCCTGTGGCGGGCTCTCAGAAACTCATACTGCCACTGCAGTGCCAACTGGAAGTTGCTGATAGGTACTGCCCCTGGAGAGGTCAGGAGTTTTTGCAGGGTCATGCACCTGGAGAGAAGGTGGCAGGGCCAACTTGGCTGTGAACAAGTATTCAATACAAATACTGCCATACAAGTTGCCAGATCAAATGGCAATGGACGTTTTAACTAGTTAATACCCTCCTAAAGCATTTAAACATGATTATGCAACAGAAGTTTTCCGACACACAAGCTGGAGTTTCTCACCTTTGTGACAGCTGTTTGCCCTTCTGCTGGAGCTGGGCGTCAGGGATGACATTGGCCAGCTGAGCCAGCTGGACCAGCTCCTCCATGTCTGGGGAGGGGTTCCTTCTCAGGAAGTCACAGACCGCCTGCCTCCACACAGGGTCAGGGCCATGCATCTCCAGCGGGTGGTACCGTTTGGGGAAACTGTCACAGTTTACACCCCACAGAAGGTCTTGGAGAAAGTTCTCACACAGGACGATGCTGTACCAGCAATTGGCCTGTTGAGATGAAAGAAATTGAGTACATGACATTAGATTAAATAGACCACATTATAAGCCAGATGCATGTCACGAGGAGATAGATATAAAACGTAAATGTAATTTCAATAATCTTCCTAATTGTTGTCAATTTCAATTACCACTACagtattatataaaaaaaattaagttaGCATATACACACAGAAATCATAAAAAGGCCAGTCCAACAGAATACCTACtttgttgtagtagtggtagaagtcAGCGACTGCTCCGAGGGTCTGACGAgggagctctacagcagagtggAAGTTCTCCTTCAGTCTGTCCAGATCCTGCACCCACTCTTCCCTGGTCTGGGCATCACCAGGAGGCAGAGTGTCAGCTAACGTGTGGATCACATCCTCAGCACGGTGGACTAGAGCCTGGCAGCAGGGAGAGAAGACATGTAAACACAACACCACTGTTGTTCAGGATCCATACAGCAGCTTTAATACTTCAATGCACCCATCTTAGAGGAGGAAAATATCAGAGTAGCCTATATTTACCATGGCAGGTTTATAGATGGAGGCCTCAAATTCAGATGTTAACGTCTCAGCCTTCCTCGCATCTTTAGCGATCTCTATTCTGTAAGGCTGGAGCTTCTCTTTTTGGTAGCTTTTAATCTGTTCAGTTATCTGCAATTGGAGGTAAATTAACCAAAATAAACAGAAACGCACGATGGGTCATTTTCATtgggcaccaaatggaagaaaaacgCACTTAAAACAGTGAGGGACTACCGGAAAGTTTTGCACAAATATTTTCTgttgcgtgccctaatgaacacaaccctggagtAATTGTTATGTATTATAACCCACCTGCTGTGCCTCATCACGCAGCTGGAAGACCTGCACCTGGAGGTGGGCCTTAGAAAAGGCCTGTTGCCACAGCAACTCTATTTTTTCAGCAGCTGCAGTTATCCTTTCAACAAAGACAAGAAACCTTAAACCTGTGGAAAATACTTATTGTAGAAGACTACTATGCTGAACCTTGAAATAGAACAGCATAATGTATCCATTGACAGCTTTGCATAGAAAGTTAGAAATGTGTGTAAAATGCGTAATTCGTCTCCTCaacaacacatttaaactcacaCCATACTCCCCCCTCTAAATGATTGGTCGAAATGTACTGGTTAAGCACTCTACCTGGGCCTGGTTTTCcactgaacaacaacaacaaatctactgaacatgtaaagtgttggtcccatgtacatttgtttacatccctgttagtgagcatttctcctttcccaagataatccatccacctgacaggtgtggcatagcaagaagctgattaaacagcatgatcattacacaggtgaaacTTGTGCTGGGGGAAATAAAAGACCACagatgtgcaattggcatgctgactgcaggaatgtccaccagagctgatgcCAGAGAACATAAGCCaactccaacgttgttttagagaatttggcagtacgtccaaccggactcacgtgtatggcgtcgtatGGGCGAAACGCTGTCAAAGCTGTGAACagtgtgccccatggtggcggtggggttatggcatgggcaggcataagctacggacaacgaacacaagtGTATTTTATCAAATGGCAATTTGAGTGCACAGAGATaccttgacgagatcctgaggcccatttttttattttaagggatctgtgaacaacagatgaatatctgtattcccagtcatgtgaaatccatagattagggcctaatgaatttatttcaattgatttccttatacgaactgAAATGAAGTAAAATCTTAGATTGTTGCATGTCAAGTTAATATTTTCTCAAAACCATCGTTACCAAAGTTGCTCTTGAAAACGCTTGTTACTTAACGACTGCCTCAGACCAGTCGTGGAACAGCTAAGTACATCGTTAGATGCTTTTTTTGGGCCTTCcacgtcactttatacacagaagatctccgcgAAACGCAAAATCATAATGTTCACCTTTCTTTGTGATGGCTGAACAAAATTTGACTGACTACAAATAAACTTGCCCAATTTTTTGCATATCATGGCAAAGGATATAAAGACGCTGCAAATTAAACCAGAGATGACTGTATTACAAGATAAACGGTATGGGCtacagacctacagtaccagtcaaaagttgacacacctactcattcaagggtttctttatttttactattttctacattacgaaataacacatatggaatcatgtagtatccaaaaaagtgttacaaaatatatttttatttgtttatttgagaTTCGCCAAAGTagcccaccctttgccttgacagctttgcacactcttggcattctctcaaccagcttcaggaggtagtcatttggaatgcatttcaatgaacaggtgtgatttgttaaaagtaaatttacagtatttctttcattcttaatgcatttgagccaatcagttgcgttgtgaccaggtaggggtggtatacagaagatagccctatttgggctcctgagtggcgcagcggtccaaggcacctcatctcagtgcaagaggcgtcactacagtccctggttcgattccaggctgtatcacatccagccgtgattgggagtcccatagggcagcgcacaattggcccagtgtcgtccgggtttggccgggtgtaggctgtcattgtaaataagaatttgttcttaattgacttgcctaattaaataaaaatacaaaaattgggtaaaagaccaagtccatattatggcaagaacagctcaaaaaagcagagaaacgacagtccatcattactttaagacatgaaggtcagtcaatacggaaaattgtGCAGTCGCAGAAAATACGgaaaaagtgcagtcgcaaaaaccatcaagcgctatgatgaaactggctctcatgaggaccgctacaggaaaggaagacccagagttacctctgctgcagaggacaagttcattagagttaactgcactccaaataaatgcgtcacagagttcaagtgacagacatctcaacaactgttcagaggagactgcagcaattcgaaggcctgattcacgcaaagaaaccactactaaaaggacaccaataacaagaaagtgacttgcttgggtcaagaaacaccagcaatggaaattagaccggtggaaatctgtcctttggtctgaagaatccaaatttgagatttttggttccaaccaccatgtctttgtgagacacagagtaggtgaacggatgatctttgcatgcatggttcccaccgtgaagcatggaggaagaggtgttatggtgtgggggtgctttgctggtgacacggtcagtgatttattttgaattcaaggcacacttaaccagcatggctaccacagcattctgcagcgatacgccaccccatctggtttgctcttagtgggactataatttgtttttcaacaggacaatgacccaaaacacaccgcCAGGCtttgtaagagctatttgaccaagaaggagagtgatggagtactgcatcagatgacctggccttcacaatcacctgacctcaaccccattgagatggtttgggatgagttggaccacagagtgaaggaaaagcagccagtaAGTGCTCAGAATGTGCTGgaaagacagttggaaaagcattcctcatgaagctggttgagagaatgccaagattgtgcaaagctgtcattagggcaaaggggggctactttgaagaatctaaaatatattttgatttgtttaaccctttgttggttacttcatgattccatatgtgtgatttcatagttttgatgtcttcactattattctacaatggggAAGGATagcaaaacaattctgcagcattgatggtccccaaggaCACataggcctccatcattcttaaatggaagaagttcggaactaccgacactcttcctagagctggccgcccggccaaactgagcaatcggtgaaGGACcatgatcagggaggtgaccaagaacctgatagtcactctgacagagctctagagttcctctgtggagatgggagaaccttccagaaggataaccatttctgcagcactccaccaatcaggcctttatggtagagtggccagacagaagccactcctcagtaaaaggcacatgacagcccgctggagtttgccaaaaggcacctaaaaaccatgagaaacaagattatctggtctgatgaaaccaaccaactctttagcctgaatgtcaagagtcacgtctggaggaaacctggcaccatccctacggtgaagcatggtggtggcagcatcatgctgtgggtatgttatTCAGCAGCAGGGAGAATAGTcagggaaagataaacagagcaaagcacagagagaaccttcatgaaaacctgctacagagcagtcaggacctcagactggggcgaaggttcacctgccaacaggacaacaacactaagcacacagccaagacaacacaggagtggctttaggacaagtctctgaatgtccttgggttgcccagccagagcccggacttgaacccaacatttatgaagagacctgaaaatagctgtgcagcgacgctcctcaccCAACCTGACTgcgcttgaggatctgcagagaagtgtGGGAGAAACTACacaaatacaggcgtgccaagcttgtagcatcatacccaagaagactcgaggctgtaatcgctgccaaagctgcttcaacaaagtactgagtaaagggtctgaatacttatgtaaatctatatcgtttttattttttgcaaaaaaaatctaaaaccagtttttgttttgtcattatggggtattgtgtgtagattgatgaggggaaaaaacgatttaatccattttagaataaggctgtaacgtaataaaatgtggaaaaagtcaaggggtctgaatactttccgaatgcactgtaggtgataatatctctaggagctgatccgtcagTATCGTGGAATCATTTGAACGTTAAGGAGAAATTGGAAAGGGAGAATACTGACCATTTATTTCGATCCGATCAGTATCAACATGCCTCGACGCACTTAGCAAACGTTCTCTCTGCGTGGCGTTTTAGGAAACGCATGCAACATGTTTTGTTCGAAAGCGGCATCGTTAAAAAAAACACTTGTAAGCCTAAGttccatcgctatcgggaaaccgggccctgctatacagtacagtacagtacctgctGTAGTTCTGCAGGATATTGAAGGCTGTGTGGGTGAAGAGGACCGTCCCGGCCATGGCCTGATAGCACGAGTCATTCTCAGGGTAGTGCAGCTTCTCCACCACACGCTCACAGTGCCTTAGCAGCTCATCCAAGCCCAGCTCCCTACACCACAAAAACACCCATTCCATCAACTTGAGAAAACATACAGGCACTCAGTCAATACAGGGGCAGAGGACTTAGATTCATGGAACTGTACAGGTAGATCATTCACCAGGCGTTGCAACTTGAGAGGCAGGTAACTTAAGCCCTTAAAAAGCACCGTTACAGTAGGAAGTGCTATAGGTGCAGATCAACTCAGCTTACACCTGTACTACCCTTGTTATGTCCAACTGAAAGAGAGAGCAATGGTGAAAATGGAGACCCTCACCTCCGCAGCAGTCGGAACTTGGCTTCGCTGCTGTGACAGAAGTCATTCAGTTCGGTGAAGGCAGAGGGCACAGGCTGTC of Salmo trutta chromosome 1, fSalTru1.1, whole genome shotgun sequence contains these proteins:
- the LOC115191926 gene encoding uncharacterized protein LOC115191926; this translates as MSRRHAKEFQGSSPSPPLPPDHVLNSGAVVFPGAFDQHGYPLVMFPVDAHGNLSDLSKAEVVGFIHYFLCLHNKKQEESLVSVVADLRQATLTTTRFIAETLLLLELHRRTVYTVYMIKPKKKDVLKLLLKQLVPSKSYVAPFKRVLLKEVFELSNYIDRSQLTAALGGYLVYCHLSCVTFIREIDAFVQEFLSVVQRLPSCISTLQTLSRQPVPSAFTELNDFCHSSEAKFRLLRRELGLDELLRHCERVVEKLHYPENDSCYQAMAGTVLFTHTAFNILQNYSRITAAAEKIELLWQQAFSKAHLQVQVFQLRDEAQQITEQIKSYQKEKLQPYRIEIAKDARKAETLTSEFEASIYKPAMALVHRAEDVIHTLADTLPPGDAQTREEWVQDLDRLKENFHSAVELPRQTLGAVADFYHYYNKANCWYSIVLCENFLQDLLWGVNCDSFPKRYHPLEMHGPDPVWRQAVCDFLRRNPSPDMEELVQLAQLANVIPDAQLQQKGKQLSQRCMTLQKLLTSPGAVPISNFQLALQWQYEFLRARHRKGPGPHTNLAVGGSPEAINSPDGALCSLHKTSGSRSDRHTDNLHSRGSLSNLKHQVLLSTSPSSAISGAVSAVGKPPSLSSFDSGFDGAGSSHVETGAGREGWEGLSRVPATRDSFRPITRQPQIHEENISSVSDSEDCREEFDFGSVGNTSRASIQIIPKITVDSLHFQIKLKQSATLPQNPWLSLPVDDLENSYTVTITQNPSPHQRDIKSPNPSECSHHTGQLSNRSRDQPTQTEVHTSPQNRGAQPSDSILQAQDSFEESERSPVCNSLSSTITDAGDVPNFTAESIPTLLWDTSDFHNPKQDTCER